From the genome of Streptomyces sp. NBC_01260, one region includes:
- a CDS encoding endo-alpha-N-acetylgalactosaminidase family protein, with protein sequence MQRYSRAGLLLAAVLTVSPAVMGQAHATTEATDSADTPLVIESAGLRVRTGAQFPYIVDYTDRTNGAVLGGRATHLDTVVLNGMPHRATGRASVDGATVRYQLAFPDLDGVRIDAEIAVEGSQVTFRIDKITDTADFRVHTIDIPGHNLLSVRGDQPGAHVTAARVDPDKNGKGDTFTAVTQDTPADASPQGSAYAVVNTDRLAAAIETNSVQDEATSENTRVKRQAVKTDGTTEVGISSGQWTYRAAGSPFTEELPWAKVVVTGDRNDDAEVDWQDGAIAFRSIGVRAEGSEDTPGRVVTHIPFNFASYASNPFTKTLDNVKRISLATDGLGQLAILKGYAQEGHDSAHPDYGGNYNTRAGGLGDLNALAKAGKAWGASFGVHVNSTEAYPEAKAFSDTLVDAKAKGWDWLGQSYYIDQRRDLTSGDIAKRFQQLRDETDPNLKFLYMDVYYSHGWKSDRLQTELRKQGWQLGTEWGDKMERSSLWSHWANEPSYGGDANRGINSQVIRFIRNSEKDVWIDNPLLGSANIKEWEGWGNQNDWNAFYANIWNRNLPAKFLQQQQITRWTDHEVQLTGGVRVTDASGSRQVFVGDDKVQDGNSYLLPWSGAKAYHWNPAGGTSTWPVPKQWKNEKSVTLYKLTDQGRAKAATLPVQNGKITIDAAKNQPYAVYRNDHDTTQRPDFGQGSHVTDPGFNSGTLKGWQTDGPASVQRNALGQYEAVIPGSATGTRLTTTLRDLVPGKRYAASAWTAVQPGKSRKVTLTAGGARNWIDRSTAKDAVGIDEKSGTYFQRTTVRFKATARTAQLTVDAAAGDAAVKLDDVRVVNTTKSEQAGAVAHWDFEDNEQGWGPFVQTEPGNIRTVRSEKHAPYTQAGWNGQLIDQTLDGNHSLKSHEEGAQLVYRTIPQTVRFEPGHRYRVTFDYQNAIAGQYALSTGYDRLNATGAGTTETQQIPFGQQRTTARYNHEFTAGDCGDYYIGIRKVGSAPDQADFVMDDFTVTDLGETDDLTSCATLAVHPKSGKLVPGAANSVDVAFTNGETTPATAVETGLTVPDGWTARPETSATLDSVAPGATAKVTWKVTPKAGIPAGTFTLNARASYTAGEKKTSTAAAVEVSTVPPDYLPQDRIKIVDVDSQETEGEDTPAVNALDGDPATWWGTGWSASSPDYPHHITLDLGGAHRLKDFRYLPRQNHTNDRIKGYEVYVSADGQNWGAPVAKGTWPDSADEQIVPLGGRTGGFIKLVALSSVNGQPWAGAAELNVLTQD encoded by the coding sequence ATGCAACGATACTCACGAGCAGGCCTGCTTCTGGCGGCGGTGCTGACCGTGTCGCCCGCCGTCATGGGGCAGGCGCACGCGACGACCGAGGCAACGGATTCGGCGGATACCCCACTGGTCATCGAATCCGCAGGCCTACGAGTGCGCACCGGAGCGCAGTTCCCCTACATCGTCGACTACACCGACCGGACGAACGGCGCCGTCCTCGGAGGTCGGGCCACGCACCTGGACACTGTGGTACTGAACGGCATGCCGCACCGGGCCACGGGCCGCGCGAGCGTCGACGGTGCCACGGTCCGCTACCAGCTGGCCTTCCCCGACCTCGACGGCGTCCGGATCGACGCGGAGATCGCGGTCGAGGGTTCCCAGGTCACCTTCCGGATCGACAAGATCACCGACACCGCCGACTTCCGCGTCCACACCATCGACATCCCGGGCCACAACCTCCTCTCCGTACGCGGGGACCAGCCCGGCGCGCACGTCACCGCCGCCCGCGTCGACCCCGACAAGAACGGCAAGGGCGACACCTTCACCGCCGTCACCCAGGACACACCCGCCGACGCGTCCCCGCAGGGCTCGGCGTACGCCGTCGTCAACACGGACCGGCTCGCTGCCGCGATCGAGACCAACTCCGTGCAGGACGAGGCCACCAGCGAGAACACCCGCGTGAAGCGTCAGGCCGTCAAGACCGACGGGACGACCGAGGTCGGAATCTCCAGCGGACAGTGGACCTACCGCGCCGCGGGCTCACCGTTCACCGAGGAGCTTCCCTGGGCGAAGGTCGTCGTCACCGGCGACCGCAACGACGACGCCGAGGTCGACTGGCAGGACGGCGCCATCGCCTTTCGCTCGATCGGAGTGCGGGCCGAGGGATCCGAGGACACCCCCGGCCGTGTGGTCACCCACATCCCCTTCAACTTCGCGAGCTACGCGAGCAACCCCTTCACCAAGACACTCGACAACGTGAAGCGGATCTCGCTGGCCACCGACGGCCTCGGCCAGCTCGCCATCCTCAAGGGCTACGCCCAGGAGGGCCACGACTCCGCCCACCCCGACTACGGCGGCAACTACAACACCCGGGCCGGCGGGCTGGGGGACCTCAACGCCCTCGCGAAGGCGGGCAAGGCATGGGGCGCCTCGTTCGGCGTCCACGTGAATTCCACCGAGGCGTACCCGGAGGCCAAGGCTTTCAGCGACACGCTGGTCGACGCCAAGGCCAAGGGCTGGGACTGGCTCGGCCAGTCGTACTACATCGATCAGCGCCGCGATCTCACCAGCGGTGACATAGCCAAGCGCTTCCAGCAGCTCAGGGACGAGACCGACCCCAACCTCAAGTTCCTCTACATGGACGTCTACTACAGCCACGGCTGGAAGTCCGACCGCCTCCAGACCGAACTGCGCAAACAGGGCTGGCAGCTCGGCACCGAGTGGGGCGACAAGATGGAACGCTCCTCCCTCTGGTCACACTGGGCCAATGAACCGAGCTACGGCGGCGATGCCAACCGCGGCATCAATTCCCAGGTCATCCGGTTCATCCGCAACAGCGAGAAGGACGTCTGGATCGACAACCCGCTGCTCGGCTCCGCGAACATCAAGGAGTGGGAGGGCTGGGGCAACCAGAATGACTGGAACGCGTTCTACGCCAACATCTGGAACCGGAACCTTCCCGCCAAGTTCCTGCAGCAACAGCAGATCACCCGCTGGACCGACCACGAGGTGCAACTCACCGGCGGCGTCCGCGTCACCGACGCTTCCGGCAGCCGTCAGGTGTTCGTCGGCGACGACAAGGTGCAGGACGGCAACTCCTACCTCCTCCCCTGGAGCGGCGCCAAGGCCTACCACTGGAACCCGGCCGGCGGCACCAGCACCTGGCCGGTCCCGAAGCAGTGGAAGAACGAGAAGTCGGTCACCCTCTACAAGCTGACCGACCAGGGCCGGGCCAAAGCCGCCACGCTCCCCGTCCAGAACGGGAAGATCACCATCGACGCGGCCAAGAACCAGCCTTACGCCGTCTACCGCAATGACCACGACACCACCCAGCGGCCGGACTTCGGCCAGGGCTCCCACGTCACCGACCCCGGCTTCAACTCGGGCACCCTCAAGGGCTGGCAGACCGACGGACCCGCCTCCGTCCAGCGCAACGCACTCGGCCAGTACGAAGCCGTCATCCCCGGCTCCGCCACCGGCACCCGACTCACCACGACCCTGCGTGACCTCGTCCCGGGCAAGCGCTACGCCGCATCCGCCTGGACCGCGGTACAGCCTGGCAAGTCCCGCAAGGTGACACTGACCGCCGGTGGTGCGCGGAACTGGATCGACCGGTCGACAGCGAAGGACGCCGTCGGAATCGATGAGAAGAGCGGCACCTATTTCCAGCGTACGACGGTCCGCTTCAAGGCCACGGCCCGGACGGCGCAGCTGACCGTCGACGCCGCGGCGGGCGACGCTGCCGTCAAGCTCGACGACGTCCGCGTGGTCAACACCACCAAGTCCGAGCAGGCGGGCGCCGTCGCCCACTGGGACTTCGAGGACAACGAACAGGGCTGGGGCCCGTTCGTGCAGACCGAGCCCGGAAACATCCGTACCGTGCGCTCCGAGAAGCACGCCCCGTACACCCAAGCGGGCTGGAACGGACAGCTCATTGACCAGACCCTCGACGGGAACCACTCGCTGAAGTCCCACGAGGAGGGCGCCCAGCTCGTCTACCGGACGATCCCGCAGACCGTGCGGTTCGAGCCCGGCCACCGCTACCGTGTCACCTTCGACTACCAGAACGCCATCGCCGGCCAGTACGCCCTGTCCACCGGATACGACCGGCTCAACGCGACCGGTGCCGGGACGACCGAGACGCAACAGATTCCCTTCGGGCAGCAGCGGACCACGGCCCGCTACAACCACGAGTTCACCGCAGGAGACTGCGGCGACTACTACATCGGCATCCGCAAGGTCGGAAGCGCCCCCGACCAAGCCGACTTTGTGATGGACGACTTCACCGTGACCGATCTGGGCGAGACGGACGACCTCACCTCCTGCGCAACGCTCGCCGTCCACCCCAAGTCCGGCAAGCTCGTGCCCGGCGCCGCCAACAGCGTCGACGTGGCCTTCACCAACGGCGAGACGACGCCGGCCACCGCCGTCGAGACCGGACTGACCGTCCCCGACGGCTGGACCGCCCGGCCCGAGACCTCCGCCACGCTCGACTCCGTCGCCCCCGGCGCCACTGCCAAGGTGACCTGGAAGGTCACCCCGAAGGCCGGCATCCCCGCCGGCACATTCACCCTGAACGCCCGGGCGTCATACACCGCGGGTGAGAAGAAGACCTCGACCGCGGCCGCCGTCGAGGTCAGTACGGTCCCGCCCGACTACCTGCCCCAAGACCGCATCAAGATCGTGGATGTCGACAGCCAGGAGACCGAGGGTGAGGACACTCCCGCCGTCAACGCCCTCGACGGCGACCCCGCCACCTGGTGGGGCACCGGCTGGTCGGCCTCGTCCCCGGACTACCCGCACCACATCACACTCGACCTCGGCGGCGCCCACCGACTGAAGGATTTCAGGTACCTGCCGCGCCAGAATCACACCAACGACCGGATCAAGGGATACGAGGTCTACGTCTCGGCCGACGGCCAGAACTGGGGCGCGCCGGTCGCCAAGGGCACCTGGCCCGACAGTGCCGACGAGCAGATCGTCCCGCTCGGCGGACGCACCGGCGGCTTCATCAAGCTCGTCGCCCTCAGCTCCGTCAACGGTCAGCCGTGGGCGGGAGCGGCGGAACTGAACGTCCTCACCCAGGACTGA